A window from Oncorhynchus mykiss isolate Arlee chromosome 9, USDA_OmykA_1.1, whole genome shotgun sequence encodes these proteins:
- the LOC110532180 gene encoding RING finger protein 223, producing the protein MAQIPQVWHTQEEKVDLDIMGAVGSQPECSICFNTYDNVFKTPKLLDCAHTFCLECLSRLMAISLGEQEGGGSSKILCPFCRHPTLLTKEGPPALATSSEVLCKLPSHQQHEEPVWLDGEKLCYKRALEASPEASSSTSTFCICIDIGASKAGEVPAQTHPHSTAFMRRLTSCRRLLLFMVLMVLLVVIVLWPLQCIITTGNMYCMPRPVGSIQGSITTTATPFTSINHSTKGASH; encoded by the coding sequence ATGGCGCAGATCCCTCAGGTGTGGCACACCCAGGAAGAGAAAGTGGACCTGGATATAATGGGGGCTGTTGGCAGCCAACCCGAGTGCTCCATCTGCTTCAACACCTACGACAATGTCTTCAAGACGCCCAAGCTGCTGGACTGTGCCCACACCTTCTGCCTCGAGTGTCTGTCACGCCTCATGGCCATTTCACTGGGAGAGCAGGAAGGAGGAGGCAGCAGCAAGATCCTGTGTCCCTTCTGCCGCCATCCCACCCTCCTGACCAAGGAGGGTCCCCCGGCCCTGGCCACCAGCAGCGAGGTACTGTGTAAGCTGCCCAGCCACCAGCAGCACGAGGAGCCTGTGTGGCTAGATGGAGAGAAGCTGTGCTACAAACGGGCCTTGGAGGCCAGCCCCGAGGCCTCTAGCTCCACCTCGACCTTCTGCATCTGCATCGACATAGGGGCCAGCAAAGCAGGCGAGGTCCCGGCTCAGACACACCCCCACAGCACGGCCTTTATGAGGCGTCTGACCAGCTGTAGGCGGCTGCTGCTCTTCATGGTGCTGATGGTGCTGCTAGTGGTCATCGTGCTGTGGCCCCTGCAGTGCATCATCACCACAGGCAACATGTACTGCATGCCTCGCCCTGTGGGCTCAATACAAGGCTCCATCACCACCACAGCTACCCCATTTACCAGCATAAACCATTCCACAAAGGGAGCCTCTcattaa